A genomic stretch from Verrucomicrobiota bacterium includes:
- a CDS encoding putative Ig domain-containing protein, with translation MWQLLKRSLLVLLLAAGAQSAWAFSLLGNFDDWQVNQLAYQTGFIGFNDGPVNYGDVPVGGPMNLGEEFRWNIPIINYAFDQNFLDYFGSNGVYAIEEAIAILNNVSNISSYSSALNEVPLEATRLNFRASALGLLDLKSAALHYLVEKMGLADPVRYTWTLRRRAPLPAGCPFFDYLVIKRNFDPVTWEPSSYVNGVLYTYRIVEFCPVVDQAEAFEHRVDPLTQFYTAVASPNLFNGAFFTGLTRDDVGGLRYLLRTNNVNKEDGPLGSILISGGFTNSSARQLLTTSNLATLVWASLTNDPGTLLTLFPGLILAGTNTTTFTNVVSTNVFAYFTNFPYSPAGSPASLVVTTNLSTNVEPRFHVTFANVVTNRFYTNGFATTRDTTVSPDPYAPAGSGILVTNVKNSTGIKGFVNGDYFLVPPGLCGYSIVSTQLVTLIPVTNVVTVATNAPGTTNVDGQSFERDIITYFTNYIFVVDPIECGTNGPAFHQGIDKMTFVRRSFDSLLGQFFEPVTNRFQLTMVTNNVAIVQTFDRVINQPDILFSADDLQQPPTDPGPIVSINFVNRSIRFNTNNILAGLPGPGLIEPTMSIIFDKLGTAFLNEGPFFMDEQSNFAFLTWGSFGGTTNDPIVYPSGTSIAAFENQVLMQVTTTSLPGGSAGSPYNAQLQGSGGQTPYSWALVSGQGTLPPGLGLSSDGTISGTPTAGGNFNFTVRMTDSGARSVTRELSITISP, from the coding sequence ATGTGGCAATTATTAAAGAGAAGCTTGTTGGTGTTGCTGTTGGCGGCCGGTGCACAGTCGGCGTGGGCTTTTTCCTTGTTGGGAAACTTTGACGATTGGCAGGTAAACCAACTCGCCTATCAAACCGGTTTTATCGGTTTCAATGACGGCCCGGTAAACTACGGAGACGTCCCGGTTGGCGGACCGATGAATCTCGGAGAAGAGTTTCGTTGGAACATTCCGATTATCAATTATGCGTTTGACCAGAATTTTCTCGATTACTTTGGCTCCAACGGCGTGTACGCGATCGAAGAAGCCATCGCGATTCTGAACAACGTCAGCAATATTTCTTCGTACAGCTCTGCTCTGAATGAAGTCCCGCTCGAAGCAACGCGGCTTAATTTTCGCGCCAGCGCTTTGGGACTATTGGATTTGAAGTCGGCGGCGCTTCATTACCTGGTGGAGAAGATGGGGCTGGCCGACCCGGTGCGTTATACCTGGACATTGCGCAGGCGCGCGCCATTGCCAGCGGGGTGTCCGTTTTTTGATTACCTGGTGATTAAGCGGAATTTTGATCCCGTAACCTGGGAGCCTTCCAGTTATGTCAACGGAGTTTTATACACATACCGCATCGTCGAGTTTTGTCCAGTGGTTGATCAAGCGGAAGCGTTTGAGCATAGAGTTGATCCCCTCACGCAATTCTATACAGCCGTGGCCTCGCCAAACCTTTTTAATGGGGCTTTTTTCACTGGCCTGACCCGGGATGATGTGGGAGGATTGAGATATTTGTTGCGCACCAACAACGTCAATAAGGAGGATGGACCCCTTGGCAGCATATTAATCTCCGGTGGTTTTACCAACTCATCGGCGCGGCAATTGTTGACTACTTCCAACTTAGCCACGTTGGTTTGGGCTTCTCTGACCAACGATCCGGGAACGTTGCTGACGCTGTTTCCCGGATTGATTCTTGCCGGTACGAACACGACCACGTTCACGAATGTGGTTTCAACCAATGTTTTCGCTTATTTCACCAACTTCCCTTATTCACCGGCAGGTAGTCCAGCTTCGTTGGTTGTGACGACGAATCTATCAACAAATGTTGAACCCCGCTTCCATGTCACATTCGCCAACGTGGTCACCAATAGATTCTATACGAACGGATTTGCTACCACACGAGATACCACGGTGTCGCCCGATCCCTATGCACCGGCCGGGAGCGGCATTCTGGTAACCAACGTCAAAAACTCCACCGGAATCAAAGGCTTTGTCAACGGCGACTACTTTCTCGTGCCTCCCGGTTTGTGCGGTTACAGCATCGTCAGCACTCAATTGGTCACGTTGATCCCGGTCACCAATGTTGTCACCGTGGCCACCAACGCACCCGGAACTACCAACGTGGACGGGCAGTCATTCGAGCGGGACATAATCACTTACTTTACCAATTACATATTTGTGGTGGATCCCATTGAATGTGGCACCAATGGTCCGGCGTTTCATCAGGGCATCGACAAAATGACTTTTGTCCGCCGAAGCTTCGATTCATTGCTGGGTCAATTCTTTGAACCGGTCACCAATCGATTTCAACTGACCATGGTGACCAATAATGTTGCCATTGTGCAAACCTTTGACCGCGTTATCAACCAGCCGGACATACTTTTTTCGGCCGACGACTTGCAACAACCTCCAACCGATCCCGGCCCGATCGTTAGCATTAATTTTGTGAATCGTAGTATTCGCTTCAACACGAATAACATTTTGGCCGGTTTACCTGGACCGGGGCTGATCGAGCCGACTATGAGCATAATCTTCGATAAACTGGGAACTGCCTTTCTTAATGAAGGTCCGTTCTTTATGGATGAACAATCAAATTTTGCTTTCCTGACTTGGGGGTCCTTTGGTGGCACGACCAATGATCCAATTGTCTATCCTAGTGGCACGAGCATCGCCGCTTTTGAAAACCAAGTGTTGATGCAGGTGACGACCACGTCGCTGCCGGGCGGATCGGCCGGCTCACCCTACAATGCGCAACTCCAAGGGTCAGGTGGCCAGACGCCGTATTCATGGGCGCTCGTTTCCGGTCAGGGAACTTTGCCGCCCGGTTTGGGCTTATCCTCCGACGGAACGATTTCCGGCACGCCTACGGCGGGCGGCAACTTCAATTTCACCGTGCGCATGACCGATTCGGGCGCGCGCAGTGTGACCCGCGAACTTTCCATCACCATCAGTCCATAA